GAACTACGGAGACTGCTTATGTCTGCCATCAAATTTCGAGGGGTCGATTTTATTCAGTACGATTCGCTGCTGACCGAAGAAGAGCGGCTGGTGCGCGACACTACGCGCCAGTTCATTGAAGATAATCTGATTCCGATCATCGAGGAGTGCAACCGCGCCGGGCGCTTTCCGCGCGAACTGGTCAAGCCTATGGCCGAACTTGGGTTCTTCGGCGCGTCGCTCAAGGGGTATGGCTGCGCCGGCATGGGCAACGTCGAGTATGGGCTGATGACGCAAGAGCTGGAACGCGGCGACTCGGGCGTGCGCAGTTTTGTGAGCGTACAGTCGGGGCTGTGCATGTATCCGATTTATGAATTCGGCAGCGACGAGCAGAAAGAAAAATGGCTGCCTCCGATGCAGAAAGGCGAAAAGCTCGGCTGCTTCGGGCTCACCGAGCCCGACTTCGGTTCGAACCCTGGCGGCATGCGCACGCGCGCGAAGAAAGTGGGCAACGAATATGTGATCAACGGCGAGAAGATGTGGATCACGTCGGGCACGATTGCCGATGTCGCCATCATCTGGGCGAAGGTGGAAGGCGAGAACGATCGCATCCGCGGATTTCTGGTCGAGACCAACCGCCCCGGCTTCAAGGCTGACGATATTCATGGCAAGTGGTCGCTGCGCGCGTCGGTGACTTCGGGGCTTTCGTTGCAGGATGTGCACGTGCCCGCGTCGAATCTGCTGCCGAAGTCGGGCGGGCTGAAGTCTCCGCTGATGTGCCTGAATCAAGCCCGCTACGGCATCGCGTGGGGGGCGCTGGGCGCGGCCATGTCGTGCTACGACTGCGCGCTGCAATATTCGCTCCTGCGCAAACAGTGGCGCGATCAGCCGATTGCTTCACATCAACTCGTGCAAGACAAGCTGACGTGGATGATCAGCGAAATCACGAAGGCCCAGTTGCTGGTGTTACAGGTCGGCCGCTTGAAAGATGCGGGCAAGATTGAGCATCAGCATATCTCGATGGCGAAGCGCAACAATGTATGGATGGCCCTGGAGTGCGCCCGCCTGTCGCGGGACATCCTCGGTGCGAACGGCGTGGCCGACGATTATCCAATAATGCGCCACATGATGAACCTGGAGTCAGTGAAAACCTACGAAGGCACGCACGACGTGCACTCGCTGATCATCGGGCAGAGCGTCACGGGGATAGATGCGTTCTAGCTTCGCATTCATCGAAGAAGGTCAAGGAAATCGGCAGTCAACTTAGGAGTCTCAGATGAGCAGACAGATCATTCGAACCTCCGACGCACCCACCTCCGCTCTGTTCAGCCAGGCAATCAAAGTGGGCTCGACGATATATCTGTCGGGTATTGTGGGGATGGATCCGAAGACGAATCAACAGGCCGGTTCGACGATCCAGGCGCAAACGCGGCAGGCGCTGGTCAACTGCGAGAGCATTCTGCGCGCCGCCGGCGCAAAGCTTGAGCATGTCGTCGAGGTTCAAGTGCTGCTGGCCAGGCCCGACGACTTCGGCGGGCTCAACGAAGAGTATGCGAAGTTCTTTCCGGCTGCGCCGCCGGCGCGCTCTGTCGCGAAGCTCGGCGTTGAGCTTCCGAACATCTTGGTGTCGATAAAGATGACTGCGGTCCTATCGGAATAGACAGGCGAGATGACTTCGGAGAAACAGCGTCGAGTTGCAACCGCAGTAGGGTTTCTCTCTGGTGTGTACGCGTGCCTCGATGCCCTGCGAGACGCCAAAATCTTCTGGCCGCCCGATGTGGTATGGGAAGCGTTGCGCAGTCCGCAGCGGCTTGAACTGGGCGGAGGGATCGCGCTAATCGTGATCGCCCTCATTATGTCTGCGCTGCAGCGAAGATCGGGAGCAAGAGTGGAGC
Above is a window of Candidatus Sulfotelmatobacter sp. DNA encoding:
- a CDS encoding acyl-CoA dehydrogenase family protein codes for the protein MSAIKFRGVDFIQYDSLLTEEERLVRDTTRQFIEDNLIPIIEECNRAGRFPRELVKPMAELGFFGASLKGYGCAGMGNVEYGLMTQELERGDSGVRSFVSVQSGLCMYPIYEFGSDEQKEKWLPPMQKGEKLGCFGLTEPDFGSNPGGMRTRAKKVGNEYVINGEKMWITSGTIADVAIIWAKVEGENDRIRGFLVETNRPGFKADDIHGKWSLRASVTSGLSLQDVHVPASNLLPKSGGLKSPLMCLNQARYGIAWGALGAAMSCYDCALQYSLLRKQWRDQPIASHQLVQDKLTWMISEITKAQLLVLQVGRLKDAGKIEHQHISMAKRNNVWMALECARLSRDILGANGVADDYPIMRHMMNLESVKTYEGTHDVHSLIIGQSVTGIDAF
- a CDS encoding Rid family hydrolase; amino-acid sequence: MSRQIIRTSDAPTSALFSQAIKVGSTIYLSGIVGMDPKTNQQAGSTIQAQTRQALVNCESILRAAGAKLEHVVEVQVLLARPDDFGGLNEEYAKFFPAAPPARSVAKLGVELPNILVSIKMTAVLSE